A DNA window from Anastrepha ludens isolate Willacy chromosome 6, idAnaLude1.1, whole genome shotgun sequence contains the following coding sequences:
- the LOC128866943 gene encoding leucine-rich repeat and death domain-containing protein 1, giving the protein MNKTTLHWSYLNFKDVPMDLFLYEDLEEVYLKENFITTIPKWLLNVTTLKFIHLAGNNLSALPEEMYLLENLEFLDVSNNQIRQLPKTVGLMDRLQRFNVSGNELTELPAEIGALKQLEELNISKNHLQRLPIQLSECQRLNELNLSDNVNIWHIPERISNLPSLQSLSADRCALIYLPVALSKFINHVRIFHNTSITHVPMIYEKFFQTFYDNRSKATPMSVSHESFFWVLEKETNTRILLPFGTRRIFHVPSLDNQVTLYDDCLRAVQYLNRYMPLWENVALKRMLPEKFIYDHIVNGPTARCTLFNCSNPLYTSYYFMAVKRRGSTSKQIFTCYFCSNHCANLWLMDNGKKYYQLDWEVCDR; this is encoded by the exons ATGAACAAGACAACACTGCACTGGAGCTATCTCAACTTCAAAGATGTGCCCATGGATCTTTTCCTGTACGAAGATCTTGAGGAG GTCTACCTGAAGGAGAATTTTATCACCACAATTCCCAAATGGCTGTTAAATGTTACGACCTTGAAGTTCATACACTTGGCTGGCAATAATCTGAGCGCACTTCCAGAGGAAATGTACCTGctagaaaatttggaatttctcgATGTGTCGAATAATCAGATACGTCAGCTCCCAAAAACCGTGGGATTGATGGACCGCTTGCAGCGTTTCAATGTGAGTGGGAACGAACTCACGGAGTTGCCCGCTG AAATTGGCGCTTTAAAACAACTAGAAGAACTTAACATATCCAAGAATCACCTTCAACGCCTGCCAATACAACTAAGCGAGTGTCAACGACTGAACGAACTCAACCTCAGTGATAATGTCAATATCTGGCATATACCCGAACGGATCTCAAACTTGCCATCGCTACAGTCACTGTCAGCCGATC GTTGTGCACTCATTTACTTACCGGTGGCACTTTCAAAGTTTATCAACCATGTGCGCATCTTTCACAACACCTCCATCACTCATGTGCCTATGATTTATGAAAAGTTCTTCCAAACTTTCTATGACAATCGTTCAAAAGCAACACCAAT GTCAGTGTCGCACGAGAGCTTCTTCTGGGTGCTGGAGAAGGAAACCAATACTAGAATTTTGCTACCTTTTGGAACACGTCGCATCTTCCATGTGCCTTCGCTGGACAACCAAGTCACTCTCTACGATGACTGCCTACGCGCCGTACAATATCTAAACCGTTATATGCCCTTGTGGGAAAATGTGGCACTGAAGCGAATGCTACCGGAAAAGTTCATTTATGACCACATAGTGAATGGACCGACTGCCCGTTGTACACTGTTCAATTGCTCCAACCCATTGTACACTTCCTATTACTTCATGGCTGTGAAACG ACGTGGAAGTACTTCAAAGCAAATTTTCACCTGCTACTTTTGCTCAAATCACTGCGCGAACTTATGGCTGATGgataatggaaaaaaatactaTCAGCTGGACTGGGAGGTTTGTGATCGTTAA
- the LOC128866941 gene encoding fructose-bisphosphate aldolase-like: MSTYFNCPSRSVIDDLVHISTMLMSPGHGILITDESPLQLEKKLEIFGIECSEEMRAQYRNMLFSAKETISDHISGIAVHPEVLDQTTSNGCALHCQVRRKNILVGVTVDKGLVPILCSSGEFTTQGLDDLAVRCAEYKDCGCDFTMWRAQYNIGEFTPSYLAIIENANTLGKYAAISQSKRMLAILEVDVVPSDDNDLERAEKVTETVLTAIFKSLSDHHVSLEGTLLKVPVLNSGSKCAKRYSPGQIAKATLRLLRHTVPAATGGVILHVDDKTEDKTLCQWNAFAADPSPKPWPITFCFDGTMQTSIFMAWAGKSKNIEKAQQDLLKMLEAFSQAAQGTYVPGSMKSLANQCYCKKPLKAFKTKPAPLPDDCVKYDEISRPPPVLAMGAKTEQPEKSEIEISKEQTIANDPAPNLSVENVEKVENVENVENV, from the exons ATGTCTACATATTTCAATTGTCCTTCGCGCAGCGTAATTGATGATTTGGTCCACATATCCACGATGCTCATGTCACCTGGTCATGGAATACTCATTACAGACGAATCCCCATTgcagttggaaaaaaaattggaaatatttggCATTGAATGCAGTGAAGAGATGCGCGCTCAGTATCGCAACATGCTTTTCTCAGCTAAAGAAACAATCTCCGACCATATCTCGGGCATAGCAGTGCATCCAGAGGTGTTGGATCAGACAACTTCCAACGGATGCGCGCTTCACTGCCAAGTGcggcgaaaaaatattttggttggAGTAACAGTAGATAAAGGGCTTGTGCCCATCTTATGTTCTTCTGGAGAATTCACCACCCAAGGGCTTGACGATTTGGCTGTGAGATGTGCTGAATATAAAGATTGTGGTTGTGATTTTACCATGTGGAGAGCTCAGTATAACATAGGCGAGTTCACACCTTCATACCTGGCGATAATTGAGAACGCCAATACGTTAGGAAAATACGCAGCCATCTCGCAATCCAAACGAATGTTAGCTATACTGGAAGTGGACGTAGTACCATCGGATGATAATGACTTGGAGCGTGCAGAAAAGGTCACCGAAACAGTTTTGACGGCGATTTTCAAGTCGCTTTCCGACCATCATGTCAGTCTGGAAGGAACTTTGCTAAAAGTGCCTGTATTAAATTCGGGTTCAAAGTGTGCGAAACGTTATTCACCAGGCCAAATCGCCAAGGCAACACTACGACTTCTAAGACATACCGTCCCTGCGGCAACAGGCG GCGTAATTTTGCATGTGGATGACAAAACGGAGGACAAAACTCTTTGTCAGTGGAATGCCTTTGCTGCCGATCCATCACCAAAGCCGTGGCCAATAACATTTTGCTTTGACGGTACTATGCAAACGTCGATATTTATGGCATGGGCTggtaaaagtaaaaacattgaaaaggCACAACAGGATTTGTTGAAGATGCTTGAAGCTTTCTCGCAAGCCGCTCAGGGCACGTACGTTCCAGGTTCGATGAAATCGTTGGCCAATCAGTGCTACTGTAAGAAACCATTGAAGGCTTTCAAAACAAAACCAGCACCTCTACCAGACGATTGTGTGAAATATGATGAAATATCCCGACCTCCTCCTGTTCTTGCCATGGGCGCGAAAACCGAACAACCTGAAAAATCTGAGATAGAAATAAGCAAAGAGCAGACCATTGCAAATGATCCGGCTCCGAATTTATctgttgaaaatgttgaaaaggttgaaaatgttgaaaatgttgaaaatgtttaa
- the LOC128866454 gene encoding alpha-amylase 2-like: MMLTKISFCVLLILAAASHRVTAQFSPNYASGRTTMVHLFEWKWDDIATECENFLGPKAYGGVQVSPVNENVVVSSRPWWERYQPISYLLTTRSGNEEQFANMVKRCNNVGVRIYVDVVFNHMAADHSDARGTGGSTADPSSKSFPAVPYSSTDFHATCAINNYNDANQVRNCELVGLKDLNQSNSWVQERIVEFLNKLINLGVAGFRVDAAKHMWPSDLKNIYSALNNLNTEHGFASGSRPFIYQEVIDLGGEAISKDEYTGFGVVTEFRHSASIGKVFRRSDELRWLVNWGTEWGFLASGSAFIFVDNHDNQRGHGAGGSDILTYKNSKQYKMANAFMLAHPFGITRVMSSFAFDDTDQGPPTTDGSTIASPTFNADNSCSGGWVCEHRWRQIYNMVGFRNIAAGTSLTGWWDNSSNQIAFCRGNKAFVAFNNDYYDLNVTIDTCLPAGTYCDIISGEKSGSACTGKLVVVGSDGRALISIGQNEDDGVLAIHVDSKL; encoded by the exons ATGATGTTGACTAAAATCAGTTTCTGTGTGCTGCTAATCCTGGCCGCTGCGAGCCACAGAGTAACCGCCCAATTCAGTCCGAATTATGCATCGGGAAGAACCACAATGGTGCATCTCTTCGAGTGGAAGTGGGATGACATCGCTACCGAATGTGAGAATTTCCTTGGCCCCAAGGCGTATGGTGGCGTTCAA GTGTCCCCAGTAAATGAAAACGTAGTTGTGAGCAGTCGTCCTTGGTGGGAGCGTTACCAACCTATATCCTACCTTCTGACCACGCGATCGGGCAACGAGGAACAATTTGCCAATATGGTAAAACGTTGTAACAACGTCGGTGTTCGCATCTATGTCGATGTGGTATTCAATCATATGGCCGCCGATCATTCCGATGCTCGTGGAACTGGAGGTTCAACTGCGGATCCCAGCAGCAAGAGCTTCCCAGCTGTTCCCTACTCCAGCACTGATTTCCATGCGACCTGTGCCATCAACAATTATAACGATGCAAATCAAGTGCGCAACTGTGAGTTGGTTGGGCTGAAGGATCTCAATCAAAGTAACTCATGGGTACAAGAACGCATAGTTGAATTCCTCAACAAACTAATTAATTTGGGTGTTGCTGGCTTTCGTGTTGATGCTGCAAAACACATGTGGCCGTCCGATTTAAAG AACATCTACTCCGCTTTGAACAATCTTAACACCGAACACGGTTTTGCTTCCGGTTCACGACCATTCATCTACCAAGAGGTTATAGATTTGGGTGGTGAAGCTATCTCCAAAGACGAATACACTGGTTTCGGTGTTGTTACTGAATTCCGCCATTCTGCTTCCATCGGCAAGGTATTTAGACGTAGTGATGAACTTCGTTGGCTCGTTAACTGGGGTACTGAGTGGGGATTTTTGGCATCTGGTAGTGCTTTTATCTTTGTGGACAATCACGACAATCAACGTGGTCATGGTGCTGGTGGTTCTGATATTCTCACCTACAAGAATTCAAAGCAATACAAAATGGCCAATGCTTTCATGTTGGCCCATCCATTTGGTATTACGCGCGTCATGTCTTCGTTCGCTTTCGACGACACCGATCAAGGCCCCCCTACAACCGATGGTAGCACTATTGCCAGTCCCACTTTCAATGCTGATAACTCTTGCAGTGGCGGTTGGGTATGCGAGCACCGTTGGCGCCAAATTTACAATATGGTTGGCTTCAGAAACATCGCAGCTGGAACAAGTTTAACAGGATGGTGGGACAATAGCAGTAACCAAATAGCTTTCTGCCGTGGCAATAAAGCCTTTGTGGCATTCAACAACGATTATTACGACCTGAACGTCACGATTGACACCTGTTTGCCCGCTGGCACCTATTGCGACATCATCTCCGGTGAAAAGTCTGGTTCAGCATGTACAGGAAAATTGGTTGTGGTGGGCTCTGATGGTCGTGCTCTCATTTCAATTGGCCAAAATGAAGACGATGGTGTTTTGGCCATTCATGTTGATTCCAAATTGTAA